The Colletes latitarsis isolate SP2378_abdomen chromosome 14, iyColLati1, whole genome shotgun sequence genome has a segment encoding these proteins:
- the Dnapol-epsilon58 gene encoding DNA polymerase epsilon subunit 2, which produces MADEKLIKTVQSTFTLYGLVLSRKLSVSLAKELLNIEEDERKTWLTQIVEQVLLQNLSDPHITVEHLKLAIEECIRPDTLKSTETVLNVIDAFDIPKIKYQLSEKKFILTTVVPDLYSEATYKSKVFEDRFQLLWYRTLKHELFIPPKLGEKKEHWIELVPIEYLLSESRKGYVYIMGLLTQLTEGQYYLEDPGGAIKIDLQQADFQDGLIMEASIVIASGNYREGILYVEDIGFPPAESSINARVEFGNANTFGGPNDLSLKLSEKLKNIETSNKDGMIVFVSEMWLDDAIVLRKFRTMLEGYSAYPPIAFVLCGHFLSFPANVTSIQKLKDGLKDLANLIIQYPGIKESSKFIFVPALEDVGSPKILPRSPLPKNLTADFRKDIPGAVFTTNPCRIQYCTKEIVVLREDILTKMCRNTLHFPREGNIYDHYAKSIICQSHLTPLNLSITPVYWKHDHALQIYPTPDIIVAADKFEAYATTYSNCHVINPGLFPKNDHSFKVYVPALDLIEHCAIPKDMDGI; this is translated from the exons ATGGCtgatgaaaaattaataaagacgGTACAAAGCACTTTTACTCTGTACGGTCTTGTACTTTCAag gaAACTCAGTGTTTCACTTGCTAAGGAACTTTTAAATATAGAAGAAGACGAACGAAAAACTTGGCTTACACAGATCGTGGAACAagttttattacaaaatttaaGCGATCCACATATTACAGTGGAACATCTTAAGTTAGCAATAGAAGAATGTATAAGACCCGATACGTTGAAAAGTACAGAAACAGTATTGAATGTAATAGATGCATTTGATATACCAAAAATTAAATATCAGTTATCTGAGAAAAAGTTTATCTTAACAACTGTAGTACCAGATTTATATTCTGAAGCAACATACAAATCTAAAGTATTTGAGGATCGGTTTCAATTACTTTGGTATAGAACTttgaaacatgaattatttattcCTCCTAAGCTTGGGGAGAAGAAAGAACATTGGATTGAATTAGTACCTATTGAATATTTATTAAGCGAAAGTAGGAAAGGATATGTTTACATAATGGGTCTTTTAACTCAATTAACAGAGGGCCAATATTATTTGGAAGACCCAGGAGGAGCCATTAAAATTGATTTGCAACAAGCA GATTTTCAGGATGGTTTAATCATGGAAGCTTCTATAGTAATAGCTAGCGGGAATTATAGGGAaggtattttatatgtggaaGATATAGGTTTTCCCCCGGCAGAATCATCTATTAACGCGCGTGTAGAGTTTGGTAATGCGAACACATTCGGTGGACCAAACGATCTCTCTTTAAAGCTATCAGAgaaactaaaaaatattgaaacatcTAACAAAGATGGAATGATTGTCTTTGTATCTGAAATGTGGTTAGACGATGCAATTGTTTTACGCAAATTTAGGACTATGTTAGAAGGATATTCCGCGTATCCACCTATTGCTTTTGTATTATGCGGTCATTTCTTGAGCTTCCCAGCAAATGTAACAAGCATACAGAAATTAAAAGACGGACTTAAAGATCTAGCTAATTTAATAATACAATATCCGGGTATAAAAGAATCGTCCAAATTCATTTTCGTACCTGCACTCGAAGATGTGGGATCACCGAAAATTCTGCCGCGGTCACCACTTCCGAAGAATCTTACAGCAGATTTTAGAAAAGATATACCTGGTGCAGTATTTACTACTAATCCATGCAGAATTCAATATTGTACAAAGGAAATTGTAGTGCTAAGGGAggacattttaacaaaaatgtgTAGAAATACACTTCACTTTCCTAGAGAAGGAAATATCTATGACCAT TACGCCAAATCAATTATTTGCCAGTCTCATTTGACTCCTTTAAATCTTTCCATAACCCCAGTATATTGGAAACACGATCACGCTTTACAAATATATCCAACGCCAGATATAATTGTAGCTGCGGACAAATTTGAAGCGTACGCAACTACTTATTCGAATTGCCACGTGATCAATCCCGGACTATTTCCGAAGAATGATCATTCATTTAAAGTGTATGTTCCTGCCCTAGATTTAATCGAGCATTGTGCTATCCCCAAAGATATGGATGGTATTTGA
- the Mesh1 gene encoding metazoan SpoT homolog-1: MENDISAHSVNDDPFHVYGPCKSCIKELPNAELLTLVIKCTNFAAMKHKDQRRKDPEKTPYINHPIGVANILIQIGNIHDPVVILAALLHDTVEDTDTTFEEIENEFGSEVCNIVKEVTDNKNLSKEKRKRLQVENAPKRSHKAKLVTLADKLYNLKDLQRATPVGWSSERVKEYFKWAKAVIDGCRKTNFQLERELDIIYANRVAQDRETCGCKRTPMPN, encoded by the exons ATGGAAAATGATATTTCTGCGCACTCTGTGAATGATGATCCATTCCATGTGTATGGACCTTGTAAATCGTGTATCAAAGAATTACCTAATGCAGAATTATTAACCTTGGTTATAAAATGTACCAATTTTGCAGCAATGAAACATAAAGATCAAAGAAGGAAGGACCCAGAAAAAACACCATATATAAATCACCCTATag GTGTTGCAAATATATTAATTCAAATTGGTAACATTCATGACCCAGTTGTAATTTTGGCAGCTCTATTACATGATACAGTAGAAGATACAGATACTACATTCGAAGAGATAGAAAATGAATTTGGTAGTGAGGTTTGTAATATTGTTAAAGAAGTAACTGATAACAAGAATTTATCGAAAGAAAAGCGAAAAAGGTTACAAGTTGAAAATGCTCCTAAACGAAGTCACAAAGCTAAATTGGTTACCTTGGCAgataaattgtataatttaaaagatCTTCAGAGAGCAACACCAGTTGGTTGGTCATCGGAAAGagtaaaagaatattttaag tgGGCCAAAGCTGTAATAGATGGATGTCGTAAGACTAATTTTCAATTGGAAAGGGAACTAGATATAATTTACGCAAATCGAGTAGCTCAGGATAGAGAGACTTGTGGATGTAAACGAACACCAATGCCGAATTAG
- the LOC143350051 gene encoding cyclin-dependent kinase-like 4 isoform X1 — translation MDKWLQDRKLWLFGSTLPLLPRRSRAPSKAMERYERLARLGEGSYGVVFQCRDRQTGKLVAVKKFQQTEDDPLIRKIALREIRLLKNLKHPNLVNLLEVFRRKRKLHLVFEYCEYTLLNEMERYPNGCPEITTKQLTWQILQGVAYCHRLGCVHRDVKPENILITADGVVKLCDFGFARMLSPGENYTEYVATRWYRAPELLVGDTQYGTPVDVWAIGCVFAELIRGEALWPGKSDVDQLYLIRRTIGDLLPRHLAIFQQNEFFAGITLPAPQTLTPLEDTLPNRGNTALQFDFLKKCLDKDPDQRWSCEQLLQHSYFENFHFKMPEAEMEEFEKLKKYRDRSRNSNYNQMVLPQLPKAGASVHSQNENRPKSSSMHHQQDFDHLPTIKGCN, via the exons GTCACGTGCGCCGAGCAAGGCGATGGAACGATACGAACGGCTGGCACGTCTTGGGGAGGGTAGCTACGGTGTCGTCTTCCAGTGCAGGGATCGTCAAACTGGAAAATTGGTAGCTGTGAAAAAGTTCCAACAGACAGAAGATGACCCCCTCATACGGAAGATCGCGCTACGCGAAATACGCCTCCTTAAG AATCTCAAACACCCAAATCTCGTCAATCTTTTGGAAGTCTTCAGGCGGAAACGGAAGTTACATTTAGTCTTCGAATACTGCGAGTACACACTGTTGAACGAGATGGAAAGATATCCAAATGGCTGTCCGGAAATCACCACGAAGCAACTCACGTGGCAAATTCTACAGGGTGTCGCGTATTGTCATCGGCTAGGCTGCGTGCACAGGGACGTAAAgcctgaaaatattttaataacggCCGACGGAGTGGTGAAGCTCTGCGATTTTGGTTTCGCGCGAATGCTCAGTCCTGGCGAGAACTACACAGAATACGTCGCAACAAGGTGGTACAGGGCGCCCGAGTTACTG GTCGGAGATACCCAATATGGTACACCAGTCGACGTATGGGCAATCGGTTGTGTTTTCGCGGAATTAATACGCGGGGAGGCACTGTGGCCAGGAAAATCGGACGTAGATCAATTATACTTAATCCGAAGGACTATCGGTGACTTATTGCCAAGGCACTTGGCAATTTTCCAACAAAACGAATTTTTTGCTGGTATTACCTTGCCAGCGCCTCAAACTCTTACCCCTCTCGAAGATACTCTACCTAACAGAGGCAATACTGCTCTACAG TTCGACTTTCTTAAAAAGTGTTTGGACAAAGATCCGGATCAAAGATGGTCGTGTGAACAACTCCTACAACACTcctattttgaaaattttcacttCAAAATGCCCGAGGCTGAAATGGAAGAGTTCGAGAAGCTTAAGAAATACCGGGATCGTTCAAGA aatAGTAACTACAATCAAATGGTATTACCTCAACTTCCTAAGGCCGGTGCTTCAGTACATAGTCAAAATGAAAACCGGCCTAAAAGCTCCTCCATGCATCATCAGCAGGACTTTGATCACCTGCCTACTATTAAAGGTTGTAATTAA
- the LOC143350051 gene encoding cyclin-dependent kinase-like 4 isoform X3 yields MNAIIGFLSRAPSKAMERYERLARLGEGSYGVVFQCRDRQTGKLVAVKKFQQTEDDPLIRKIALREIRLLKNLKHPNLVNLLEVFRRKRKLHLVFEYCEYTLLNEMERYPNGCPEITTKQLTWQILQGVAYCHRLGCVHRDVKPENILITADGVVKLCDFGFARMLSPGENYTEYVATRWYRAPELLVGDTQYGTPVDVWAIGCVFAELIRGEALWPGKSDVDQLYLIRRTIGDLLPRHLAIFQQNEFFAGITLPAPQTLTPLEDTLPNRGNTALQFDFLKKCLDKDPDQRWSCEQLLQHSYFENFHFKMPEAEMEEFEKLKKYRDRSRNSNYNQMVLPQLPKAGASVHSQNENRPKSSSMHHQQDFDHLPTIKGCN; encoded by the exons GTCACGTGCGCCGAGCAAGGCGATGGAACGATACGAACGGCTGGCACGTCTTGGGGAGGGTAGCTACGGTGTCGTCTTCCAGTGCAGGGATCGTCAAACTGGAAAATTGGTAGCTGTGAAAAAGTTCCAACAGACAGAAGATGACCCCCTCATACGGAAGATCGCGCTACGCGAAATACGCCTCCTTAAG AATCTCAAACACCCAAATCTCGTCAATCTTTTGGAAGTCTTCAGGCGGAAACGGAAGTTACATTTAGTCTTCGAATACTGCGAGTACACACTGTTGAACGAGATGGAAAGATATCCAAATGGCTGTCCGGAAATCACCACGAAGCAACTCACGTGGCAAATTCTACAGGGTGTCGCGTATTGTCATCGGCTAGGCTGCGTGCACAGGGACGTAAAgcctgaaaatattttaataacggCCGACGGAGTGGTGAAGCTCTGCGATTTTGGTTTCGCGCGAATGCTCAGTCCTGGCGAGAACTACACAGAATACGTCGCAACAAGGTGGTACAGGGCGCCCGAGTTACTG GTCGGAGATACCCAATATGGTACACCAGTCGACGTATGGGCAATCGGTTGTGTTTTCGCGGAATTAATACGCGGGGAGGCACTGTGGCCAGGAAAATCGGACGTAGATCAATTATACTTAATCCGAAGGACTATCGGTGACTTATTGCCAAGGCACTTGGCAATTTTCCAACAAAACGAATTTTTTGCTGGTATTACCTTGCCAGCGCCTCAAACTCTTACCCCTCTCGAAGATACTCTACCTAACAGAGGCAATACTGCTCTACAG TTCGACTTTCTTAAAAAGTGTTTGGACAAAGATCCGGATCAAAGATGGTCGTGTGAACAACTCCTACAACACTcctattttgaaaattttcacttCAAAATGCCCGAGGCTGAAATGGAAGAGTTCGAGAAGCTTAAGAAATACCGGGATCGTTCAAGA aatAGTAACTACAATCAAATGGTATTACCTCAACTTCCTAAGGCCGGTGCTTCAGTACATAGTCAAAATGAAAACCGGCCTAAAAGCTCCTCCATGCATCATCAGCAGGACTTTGATCACCTGCCTACTATTAAAGGTTGTAATTAA
- the LOC143350051 gene encoding cyclin-dependent kinase-like 4 isoform X2, with product MHFTQQFTSLPCLAKYKKSRAPSKAMERYERLARLGEGSYGVVFQCRDRQTGKLVAVKKFQQTEDDPLIRKIALREIRLLKNLKHPNLVNLLEVFRRKRKLHLVFEYCEYTLLNEMERYPNGCPEITTKQLTWQILQGVAYCHRLGCVHRDVKPENILITADGVVKLCDFGFARMLSPGENYTEYVATRWYRAPELLVGDTQYGTPVDVWAIGCVFAELIRGEALWPGKSDVDQLYLIRRTIGDLLPRHLAIFQQNEFFAGITLPAPQTLTPLEDTLPNRGNTALQFDFLKKCLDKDPDQRWSCEQLLQHSYFENFHFKMPEAEMEEFEKLKKYRDRSRNSNYNQMVLPQLPKAGASVHSQNENRPKSSSMHHQQDFDHLPTIKGCN from the exons GTCACGTGCGCCGAGCAAGGCGATGGAACGATACGAACGGCTGGCACGTCTTGGGGAGGGTAGCTACGGTGTCGTCTTCCAGTGCAGGGATCGTCAAACTGGAAAATTGGTAGCTGTGAAAAAGTTCCAACAGACAGAAGATGACCCCCTCATACGGAAGATCGCGCTACGCGAAATACGCCTCCTTAAG AATCTCAAACACCCAAATCTCGTCAATCTTTTGGAAGTCTTCAGGCGGAAACGGAAGTTACATTTAGTCTTCGAATACTGCGAGTACACACTGTTGAACGAGATGGAAAGATATCCAAATGGCTGTCCGGAAATCACCACGAAGCAACTCACGTGGCAAATTCTACAGGGTGTCGCGTATTGTCATCGGCTAGGCTGCGTGCACAGGGACGTAAAgcctgaaaatattttaataacggCCGACGGAGTGGTGAAGCTCTGCGATTTTGGTTTCGCGCGAATGCTCAGTCCTGGCGAGAACTACACAGAATACGTCGCAACAAGGTGGTACAGGGCGCCCGAGTTACTG GTCGGAGATACCCAATATGGTACACCAGTCGACGTATGGGCAATCGGTTGTGTTTTCGCGGAATTAATACGCGGGGAGGCACTGTGGCCAGGAAAATCGGACGTAGATCAATTATACTTAATCCGAAGGACTATCGGTGACTTATTGCCAAGGCACTTGGCAATTTTCCAACAAAACGAATTTTTTGCTGGTATTACCTTGCCAGCGCCTCAAACTCTTACCCCTCTCGAAGATACTCTACCTAACAGAGGCAATACTGCTCTACAG TTCGACTTTCTTAAAAAGTGTTTGGACAAAGATCCGGATCAAAGATGGTCGTGTGAACAACTCCTACAACACTcctattttgaaaattttcacttCAAAATGCCCGAGGCTGAAATGGAAGAGTTCGAGAAGCTTAAGAAATACCGGGATCGTTCAAGA aatAGTAACTACAATCAAATGGTATTACCTCAACTTCCTAAGGCCGGTGCTTCAGTACATAGTCAAAATGAAAACCGGCCTAAAAGCTCCTCCATGCATCATCAGCAGGACTTTGATCACCTGCCTACTATTAAAGGTTGTAATTAA